From one Campylobacter suis genomic stretch:
- a CDS encoding DUF1353 domain-containing protein — protein sequence MVKINRPILKPVEKDKFELMSEYVYKDIIVPKGFKTNGANVPRLFWSIFPPNSPEYLSAVVMHDWLCELEQYRKADEYLKEMMSALGCSYLKTMIFYYSCRVYHKIRYGV from the coding sequence ATGGTAAAGATAAATAGACCTATTTTAAAGCCAGTCGAAAAAGACAAATTCGAGCTAATGTCTGAGTATGTTTATAAAGACATTATCGTACCAAAAGGCTTTAAGACTAACGGCGCAAATGTCCCACGCCTTTTTTGGTCTATCTTTCCGCCAAATTCACCTGAATATCTAAGCGCGGTAGTGATGCATGACTGGCTTTGTGAGCTGGAGCAGTATAGAAAAGCTGATGAGTATCTAAAAGAGATGATGAGTGCTTTAGGGTGTAGTTATTTAAAAACTATGATATTTTACTACTCTTGCAGGGTGTATCATAAAATAAGATATGGGGTTTGA
- a CDS encoding DUF4376 domain-containing protein, whose product MKYFKNKENKIYAYDDDVSQDILNEFIVKHNLTPLNKKELNELNEPSLNELKELKKAEILSAFNRNLENLDGGLSIEPLGIVVDCGRIHAENVASMITLLANTSQDNITFRLYDNTSRLTSLAELKAIQTAIIAEGFKQYEKKWALEQAINEATSKEQIEAIKW is encoded by the coding sequence ATGAAATATTTTAAAAATAAAGAGAATAAAATTTACGCTTACGATGACGACGTAAGCCAAGATATACTAAATGAGTTTATAGTAAAGCACAATCTAACACCGCTAAATAAAAAAGAGTTAAACGAGCTAAATGAACCAAGCCTTAATGAACTAAAAGAGCTTAAAAAGGCTGAAATTTTAAGTGCTTTTAATAGAAATTTAGAAAACCTTGACGGCGGACTAAGTATCGAACCACTAGGCATTGTAGTTGATTGCGGACGAATACACGCAGAAAATGTAGCTTCGATGATAACACTGCTAGCAAACACGAGTCAGGATAATATCACATTCAGGCTATACGACAACACCTCTCGCCTTACTAGCCTAGCAGAGTTAAAAGCCATACAAACAGCTATCATTGCAGAGGGCTTTAAACAATACGAAAAAAAATGGGCTTTAGAGCAAGCCATAAATGAAGCAACTAGTAAAGAGCAGATAGAGGCTATAAAATGGTAA
- a CDS encoding phage tail protein — MKYFSILTTIGLNKLIKATANNEQIILSKMSVSDDSAEISQDMQSLQNERHKFSINSITQSESDKNVLICEGVITSDVGGFYIRKVGIYTDTDELFAVGEIPQSYKPLMAEGSAKDITIKFYLQIDNGTNITLKVDNNVVLATRNYVKDEIKKLNTELYTKFLPIKGKAADSTLLNGREASEYLLKNELSQEIQIATETKAGITKLKNTISGNAEDTAVTEKAVKDYVDVNASIGVNQTWQDMTEERQANITYTNTTGRPIAVIIYGKGTPEVSIGGNHIIDNFLGNDPVGHNSIFFLVPVGASYIASNHNKIVKWLELR, encoded by the coding sequence GTGAAGTATTTTAGCATTTTAACAACCATAGGACTTAATAAACTTATAAAAGCTACTGCAAATAATGAGCAGATAATTTTAAGCAAGATGAGCGTAAGTGATGATAGTGCAGAGATAAGCCAAGATATGCAGAGTTTGCAAAATGAGAGGCATAAATTTAGCATAAATAGCATAACACAAAGCGAGAGTGATAAAAATGTGCTAATTTGTGAGGGGGTGATAACCTCTGATGTTGGAGGCTTTTATATCCGCAAAGTTGGCATTTATACTGATACTGATGAGCTCTTTGCAGTGGGTGAGATACCGCAAAGCTATAAGCCACTTATGGCGGAGGGTTCGGCAAAGGATATAACTATTAAATTTTATCTACAAATCGATAACGGAACAAATATAACGCTAAAAGTTGACAATAATGTCGTTTTAGCCACCAGAAACTATGTAAAAGATGAGATAAAAAAGCTAAATACCGAGCTATACACCAAATTTCTGCCCATAAAAGGTAAAGCCGCTGATAGCACACTACTTAATGGCAGAGAAGCAAGTGAGTATTTATTAAAAAACGAATTAAGCCAAGAAATTCAAATAGCCACCGAAACAAAAGCAGGTATAACAAAGTTAAAAAACACAATATCAGGCAACGCTGAAGATACAGCGGTAACTGAGAAAGCCGTTAAAGATTATGTTGATGTAAATGCTAGTATAGGCGTAAACCAAACTTGGCAGGATATGACGGAAGAGAGGCAAGCAAACATAACCTACACAAATACAACAGGCAGACCTATAGCTGTCATTATCTACGGAAAGGGGACGCCTGAAGTGTCAATAGGAGGAAACCATATAATAGACAATTTTTTAGGGAATGACCCCGTGGGTCATAATAGCATTTTCTTTCTGGTTCCTGTAGGGGCTAGCTACATTGCTAGCAATCACAACAAAATAGTGAAATGGTTAGAACTAAGGTAA
- a CDS encoding phage tail protein produces the protein MLNLKAYNDELFRVDEVMSAKYDEWLRFDERYFYKPSEINLAFLAHTFDLDKGLSDDEVKPLLSEPIKNYFLEGTLYSLNKALKAFYDDSKVLEWFDYDGKPYHFKLNLETSQKSLSKEALEKTDEIVNAYKNVRSVYDGASIIISSKANLNTSSYVASGESIEVYPFILTSLSVKSEFFAHSSIKQDEIITVKLDLKGVSA, from the coding sequence ATGCTTAACCTTAAAGCCTATAATGATGAGCTTTTTAGAGTTGATGAGGTAATGAGTGCTAAGTATGATGAGTGGCTAAGATTTGATGAGAGATATTTTTATAAGCCAAGTGAGATAAACCTTGCCTTTTTGGCACATACTTTTGACCTTGATAAGGGGCTAAGCGATGATGAGGTTAAGCCGCTTTTATCTGAGCCTATCAAAAACTACTTTTTGGAGGGGACTCTTTACAGCCTAAACAAAGCCCTAAAAGCATTTTATGATGATAGCAAGGTTTTAGAGTGGTTTGATTATGATGGTAAGCCATATCATTTTAAACTAAACCTAGAAACTAGCCAAAAGAGCCTAAGCAAAGAAGCCTTAGAAAAAACAGATGAGATAGTAAATGCCTATAAAAATGTTAGAAGTGTATATGATGGAGCATCCATCATCATATCAAGCAAAGCAAATTTAAACACCAGCTCTTATGTAGCCAGTGGCGAGAGTATAGAGGTATATCCGTTTATATTAACTAGCCTTAGTGTAAAGAGTGAGTTTTTTGCTCATAGCAGCATAAAACAAGATGAGATAATAACTGTAAAACTAGATTTAAAAGGAGTAAGTGCGTGA
- a CDS encoding baseplate J/gp47 family protein, translating to MKVPNFIKPLDIEKERESILSEFRQKSGKLDYIPLIGDDYVTLTDIFLYRLNNFIELLNIRISQNYINFSTGDYLDELVALIGITRHDEIKPIAELEISVNSPTFLPKGAKFTDGKGHNAYLMQSISIADKAKVKIEADSYFKQNYETTIQEVPNIYISNITQTKPFSGFKARESDEELRRRFLLALHRFSTAGSAKSYLFHILNTQGIKKANVYHLSPGVVQVVFLSDYETQIAISKISEALSDKVPLTDDVRIKEARKISVDLNIEVTPMADFMFSEILANANAKIKELFSTLQIAQSLHQSKIIDVAFDENVRVVEVKSQIPTPNRDEILVLNSLIITKANHA from the coding sequence ATGAAAGTGCCAAATTTTATAAAACCACTTGACATCGAAAAAGAGCGAGAAAGTATTTTAAGCGAGTTTAGGCAAAAAAGCGGAAAGCTTGACTACATACCGCTTATTGGCGATGATTATGTAACGCTTACAGACATATTTTTATACCGCCTTAACAATTTCATCGAGCTTTTAAACATTCGCATTAGCCAAAATTATATAAATTTTAGCACAGGCGATTATCTTGATGAGCTTGTGGCACTTATCGGCATTACTAGGCATGATGAGATTAAGCCTATCGCTGAGCTTGAAATCAGCGTAAATTCGCCAACCTTTTTACCCAAAGGGGCTAAATTTACCGACGGCAAAGGTCATAACGCCTATTTAATGCAAAGTATAAGCATTGCAGATAAAGCAAAGGTAAAAATCGAAGCTGACAGCTACTTTAAGCAAAACTACGAAACCACTATCCAAGAAGTGCCAAATATCTATATATCAAACATCACGCAAACTAAGCCTTTTAGTGGATTTAAAGCAAGAGAGAGTGACGAGGAGCTAAGGCGTAGATTTTTACTAGCTTTGCACCGCTTTAGCACGGCTGGAAGTGCAAAAAGTTATCTATTTCATATTTTAAACACCCAGGGCATTAAAAAAGCAAATGTCTATCATCTAAGCCCTGGTGTGGTGCAGGTAGTTTTTCTAAGTGATTATGAGACACAAATCGCAATATCTAAGATTAGCGAAGCTCTAAGTGATAAAGTCCCACTAACCGATGATGTGCGCATAAAAGAAGCTAGAAAAATAAGCGTTGATTTAAATATCGAAGTAACACCTATGGCGGATTTTATGTTTAGTGAAATTTTAGCAAATGCAAACGCGAAGATAAAAGAGCTTTTTAGCACTTTACAAATCGCCCAGAGCCTACATCAAAGCAAAATCATAGATGTAGCTTTTGATGAAAATGTAAGAGTAGTCGAAGTAAAAAGCCAAATCCCCACCCCAAATCGTGATGAAATTTTAGTGCTAAACTCGCTAATAATCACAAAGGCAAATCATGCTTAA
- a CDS encoding GPW/gp25 family protein — translation MSYQISIDENLKRILTTTRTTKTLQPTFGMVRVVDKQMSLNLLSELKQEIISQIKTYEPRIELDGLNFKNDSSGKLDITLSYTLKQSGAKSITRLEI, via the coding sequence ATGAGTTACCAAATAAGTATAGATGAAAATTTAAAACGAATATTAACCACTACGCGCACAACAAAAACACTCCAGCCAACTTTTGGAATGGTAAGAGTGGTAGATAAGCAAATGAGTTTGAATTTGTTGAGCGAGCTAAAGCAAGAAATTATATCGCAGATTAAAACTTATGAGCCACGCATAGAGCTTGATGGATTAAATTTTAAAAATGATAGTAGCGGTAAATTAGACATCACTCTATCATACACGCTTAAACAAAGTGGCGCAAAAAGTATCACAAGGCTAGAAATATGA
- a CDS encoding phage late control D family protein: MGVASFHKPQVKILYNGKDKTALMPWVSINIDDNEGDEADRLNITLEYNTPRPRAKDTIEIYVNDNFLGKFIIVGIKFNYKKTIEIEAISADFTKDFKTKKNRTFLEKSYHEIISQIAKENNYNTKIDFDRSSEIVTLEQHDLSDVAFLHKIAKDLNLSFSVKNNTFIFFDRNKNKNRLTYEYNADDAISLSYELIQTSSGYKSCEVTWHNTKTGKDETVRVGSDEPTLKLVSLQDSKNEALKLANSKLGNQKNSEIKGNMQIVGEPFFAGAYLNVYFSDTNKTMKFIIKKISHKISTTWISDIEFF; encoded by the coding sequence ATGGGAGTAGCTAGTTTTCATAAACCACAGGTTAAAATCCTGTATAATGGCAAAGATAAGACAGCCCTTATGCCTTGGGTTAGTATAAACATAGATGATAACGAGGGCGATGAAGCGGATAGATTAAATATTACGCTTGAATATAATACGCCAAGACCACGAGCAAAAGACACGATAGAAATTTATGTAAATGATAACTTTTTAGGGAAATTTATCATAGTTGGTATAAAATTTAACTATAAAAAAACAATTGAGATAGAGGCTATTTCGGCTGATTTTACAAAAGATTTTAAAACCAAGAAAAATAGAACCTTTTTAGAAAAAAGCTATCACGAAATCATATCGCAAATAGCAAAAGAAAACAACTACAACACTAAAATTGATTTTGACAGAAGTAGCGAAATTGTAACGCTGGAACAACACGATTTAAGCGATGTTGCGTTTTTGCATAAAATAGCAAAAGATTTAAATTTAAGCTTTAGTGTAAAAAATAATACTTTTATTTTTTTTGATAGGAACAAAAATAAAAATAGATTAACCTATGAGTACAATGCCGATGATGCCATATCATTAAGCTACGAATTAATCCAAACTTCAAGCGGTTATAAAAGTTGCGAGGTAACATGGCATAATACAAAAACTGGCAAAGATGAAACGGTACGGGTTGGTAGCGATGAGCCGACATTAAAGCTAGTCAGCTTGCAAGATAGTAAAAATGAAGCCTTGAAGCTTGCCAATTCAAAACTAGGAAATCAAAAAAATTCAGAAATAAAAGGGAATATGCAAATAGTAGGTGAGCCATTTTTTGCAGGAGCTTATTTAAATGTATATTTTAGCGATACAAATAAAACGATGAAATTTATCATCAAAAAAATATCACACAAAATTTCTACTACTTGGATTAGTGATATTGAGTTTTTCTAA
- a CDS encoding tail protein X: MNDTYIAKDDEQLDAICFKFYGSIETEIYAEFLRENEHLLTRPIKGGDVIKLPNIPKPDKKVSYLWE, from the coding sequence GTGAATGATACCTACATAGCAAAAGATGACGAGCAACTAGACGCAATATGCTTTAAATTTTATGGCTCGATTGAGACTGAAATTTATGCTGAATTTTTACGAGAAAACGAACATTTACTAACTCGCCCCATCAAAGGTGGCGATGTAATAAAATTACCAAATATACCAAAACCAGATAAAAAAGTGAGCTATTTATGGGAGTAG